Genomic window (Heptranchias perlo isolate sHepPer1 chromosome 11, sHepPer1.hap1, whole genome shotgun sequence):
ctccagatccctctgttcctgtacctcttttagaattgtgccctctagtttatattgcctcgttcttcctaccgaaatatatcgcttcgcatttttctgcgttaaattttatctgccacatgtccacacatttcaccagcttgtctatagcctcttgaaggctatcactatcctcctcactgttcactacacttctacgttttgagtcatctgcaaatttggaaattgtgccctgtacacccaagtcattaatatatatcaagaaaagcagtggtcctagtatcgacccctggggaacaccactgtacacctccctccagtccgaaaaacaatcattcaccattactctctgcttcctgtcacttagccaattttgtatccatgctgccactgccccttttattagtGTTGCTTCAGTATTGATAAGTCtattatgcgacactttatcaaacgccttttgaaagtccctatacgccacatcaaccgcattgccctcatcgacctctctgttacctcatcaaaaaactctatcaggttagttatttaaatatattcaagattaATTACATTTCTCTCAAGTTGGAGAACTCGGTTAAAATTGAAGCAGGTTAGAATTGCACATATATTTCATTTGGACTTGGTGCTTAATACAATCATTTAATATGGCTTTAATGTTCATATGAGGTTCAGTGTTCCATTACCAGCCCCAATTCCTATGCTTGAATTATGCCAATTTCAATTTATGCTCCATTTATTTCggaacacccccccccacccaatccatGCAGAGCATACccaacacttcaaaagcattgCCCCATTAGcacatttaaataaatacaatGATTCTGCAATTAGCAAATATCCATCGTGATAAATTACAAATACCCTTCCAACTCAACAAAATAAAATCATGTTACTTACATTTGCTCCTAATTTGATGGATATCGGGGCTGGTTTCTTTACAGTCATACTTCCTATTGAAAATCCAATTTTGGAGACCTTTGCAGGAGTGGGCTTGTTGTTTGCATCCCCGGCAGCAGGGTCATCTTGATTTTTCTCATCAGCTGCTCTTTTCTCTGCACTTCGACTTGAACTTTCTCCTTCATTACTGGAAGAAACAGTCTTAGTTTTCACAGTTTTCTCTGCCTTCTCTTCTGGTCCTGGTGGAGTCGAAACAACTTACCAAGATGAGATACTTTTATCGAGCATTTTGACGGATGCAGCAACCTCATTAAGTATTTAGGGAGCTTCTGTGGGTGTGCACTGACTGAACCAGTAGtctcttccactgtttgtcagatACAGTAGATGCAGGCACTGAGAAACCATTTCATAGATGGATGGACTCTATATTTCAGTTTCAGGGCAGGATTAATCCAGTGCTCCTGTATCTTGGACCCCAGAGAAAATTCATTGGACCAAAACAGTACAGATTTTGGTAGACCAAAGGTCCACACTGAGCAAACATTCACCAAGCACTGTACAAATTGTAGACTTTCAGATGTTACAATATAAACCATGTTGGGGGGAACATTTTTACTTCACAGCACCACAACAACAGCATCCTAAAATAACTGGTGACCAAAAGTATTGCCAAGATGGACAGCATTTCCAACAAAATGATTCACATCGGCAAGTTACAGCCATTTTTGGTAGTCAATTACTTTAAGAGCTGCAGTTCCAGCAATTTCAGTTTCTACTTTGTGATTCTTGATCTTGTCTTATTTTTCATTTCTTACTAGTCAGTAGTAACATCCAACAGAATACGTCTAGTTCAAGTGATTAGATAAATTAAAAATATAGGAGGTAATTCTTCAAATCTGACAATCAGTTTGAAATCTGATTAAACTAACCTTAATTCTGAAGACAAAATTCAGAATGGCAAATAATGACAATTTAAAAAGATTAAATATTTTACAAGTATAGATCATTTACTACAGAATAAAATTTTGTTCCAAGAGAAATAATTACTTTTAGTTAAATTCAGActtgctaattttttttaaaaaacaaattcctCCTGGTTTTAAGCAAGTAACCTGGAGAAATACTTTTCAAGTTCAAATGCTTTTAACATAAGCACCAGCTATCAGCCTAATTTTTTTTCCAATAGAACATACTTGTTATTAAATAGCCTCTGCATTCCTGACAAGGAATCGGCcatacagccagcacagattcttTTCATTAGACTACATAATAGTTAGCCAGCCAGAAATGGATACAACAGTACagactgtcacacacacacatccaacaGCCTGTTTTGACTTTCTAAATCACTGTGGTTCTCCACATGTATTTACCACTTGATAGCAGTTTCCTCTTAGAAGGAATTTACCAATACAAGACTAATATTATAAAAATTTTAGAATGTTAATCAAAAAACATGATTGAACATAATTGTGTCTCCCAACAGGATAATTAGATAATTCCAAAGTTTTAAACAAACATAACCCAcacattattttaaaaactgtaTTTAGCTTTGCAGAACAAAAATATGTTGTGCAAAGCTGTGGATAATCCTAAAGTTAACATCTGGAAGTCTATCATTCATATCAAGTTAGAGCACGTAACCTCAAAGTTAGATGTTCTAAATTCCAATGCTGTTAACATGATTTACCTCTGCTAGATGAGGTACTGTAATTTCCCACGCGAACTGTTATAATTCAGTTGTAGTACAAAGCAGCGACCAGGATGCTCTATCTTACTGGGCTACTGATCAATCAAAACCAGTACTGTATTGGTCCTACTGGATTTTTTATGTTGCCAAAACCCTAAATCACTGAATGTATCCAGCACTGTTTATATACAGTATATTGTGGCAAGTTACTAATCATTACATACATTATAAAATAATTTTGAGCATGCCTAAAAAGATGCCATGTACAACAATTAAGATTACAAATTGTTACAAAATGTATATTAAAAGCATACTTTGCTGTAACAGTCAAACAACTATTCTTGCTTCCATTCAGTTACTTAGATTGAAATTCAGAAACTATTcaaaaaataatgaaaacaaacaaaaattcctCTGTTCCAATGCAAGACATTAGCTGGCAAAATGAGATAATCAAAAGGCATAAATCGCAACAAAACTTTGTGCCCTAACACATACTCCACGTTATATTTAGTTTATCTACTTTTAAATGTAGAAAGGTATTTATTAATCTCAAATAATTTGAAATACACTAGAATACACACTAGGTCATAATCAGATTGACTAATGGGTTGCATTTCACGTTACACGACGAAGAATTGCAGGAGTCAATTCCTACATTTCACATCAATTGAAAAAGAAttgctttgtttaaaaagggtgacAGACCTACCCTCCCACTTGTGTTAGAAATTATCCCGAGTACCGGGcaattgttttttaaaagttTGAATGGTTATTCTTTTTACCAAATATCATATATGTTAAATTTCCAAGCTAAACCCAAGATTTTAGTACTAAGAAATTATCCCTAATAAATCATTCGTTTAAAATTCAAATTTGAGCTTTAAAACACTTAAAATAACATAGCACATTAGACTAACCTATTCTAACAAAAATACACTTTGCCCCAGGGCGCCAAGCGAACATCAGCCCCTTGTACAGTGGGGAGCCCGCTCGAGGCCTGCCGACTTATCCCGCTCGCCCTCTCTCCAGTTCCCGCACTGACTCTACACCGTGGGGCTCTCGctttgtactttttttaaaaaaaaatattttcttcccTTCGATAATATGTGTATGTGAAATTGTGCATCCTGCCGCGCTCAATGTAGGAAAAGATTATGAATCGGCACCTTCGTCTTGCAGTTTCTCCACCTCCGAACGCGTTTCCTCCGCCATTTTATCTACTTAAAACCGCCAACAGCACACTGGGAACGGGCCGCTGACGTCACTTCCAGGTGCTGTGCTGCGCTGCTGTCCCCGAAGTGGTCGCTGGGCCGCCATTGACTGCCCTCCAACAACAAAATATGCCCGGGGCAGTCACCGTCATCACTATAGCAATGAGGAGTGAGAGCTACAATTGCAAAGAGCGAGACGGATGGAAACCCTTTTAAATCGGTAGGGCGGCGTACCTTCAGATGGAAGGGTCCACACTTCAAACGTCTGCTCTTTCcattgaagaaagaacttgcattcaaatATTAGATAAATGTAagggatcttacaacaccaggttacagtccaacagttttatttgaaaatcacaagctttcggaggaggagaaagcctccgcaagcttgtgattttcaaataaaactgttggactgtaacctggtgttggaagattccttacattcgccaaccccagtccatcaccggcatctccacatcaaatataagatagtcactaataaatccagtaaggaatttagGAAAAACTGTTCCTTTCTTCAGTGTGATTTCCATTGGCCTCTGTTCACCTTCACTGCTGGCCCCTCTTTGTTTTTGATCATTTATTTGCTGACTAGCTTCCTCAGTCACATCTCTTTTCTCAACACCTGGTTACAGCTCCAACTCATTCTACATGGATTCTGGCTCAAATTTCACCCTGTTTGAGATCAACCCACGATCACCAATCCTCTGTGATGTTCCTCTAATCACTCCTCTCGTTGTTTCATGAAATCCACCCTCTCCACCGTGTGCCGCCACAAATATGGTCTCGATCATTCTCTTCATTAGCACCGACTTTATTTCAGGGCTGTCCTGGTTCTCAGTTCTATTTCATCCCTCGTCTTAACTGGCGCTTTAACAAAAaagtttttttcttcctttcaagtagCAAGAACCGTATTCTCGAATGCCACCCTAACTTCTGATTCTTCTTCAATTTCACTTTCTTGCAAccctctccttccaatctcatcCCTTGTCATATTTTCACTATCCGCTcagatcttcctctctctgaccccaaacAATCAGTCCTTAGCAAGGGCCTCTGCTTCATCCCTTTATGACCCCATCTCGACAAATTCTGATCTCAACGTGATGCTGAGTACTTCTTCTGCCGCCTTTGCCGTCGTGCCTACTTTTTTGGCCAAGAGGTCAAATCTGACCCTTTCTCATGTCTTCAGCCTCCCTGATCTACCTGGACTCCTCCCTCTGGCCtgtcaattttctttttaattgaagACTGCCAGCACGATATCGACCATGTCAGATTCTCCACTCCCTCTGAACTCGGAGCCTTCCATTTTCTTAGGTCCAATCTCGGCATCATTATCAAACCCGCTGACAAAGGGAATACTGTTGTATAGCAGAAGGACCGCTATCTCACCAAGGTTCAACACCAACTCTCCTATCTCCCACTGGACTACAACCCCACTATTGAATACCAAGATATAATTTCCCAGACCATTACTGACTTTATCTCCTCTAGAGATTTTCCACTCAGCTTCGTGAAACCATGAGCTTCCAACCTCATGGTTTCCTAACCACACACAGCCAGCTTATACCTCTTCCCCAAGGTACAGAAACATGACTGACCCATTGGGGTGATTTTAAATGCCAAgaaggggtgggttggaggtgggtgggacttgaaaatagttgttttttgggtcgcgactgcaacccggctttatttccaggtttaacatcggcacgtaaaagtacaggcttcccattgggaatgcaaagttcAAAAattttgcgacccaaaaaaacaactgttttcaactcccacctgcccccaacccacccgttcttggggtttaaaatcacccccattatttcAGCCTGCTCCTGACCCATTGAACTAATTTCCTCttattttgacattttttttcccccttgtccAATCCCTACTCACCTACATTCATGACTCTTCTGAAGCCCTCTGCTACTTAAACAAATTCCAGTTTTGTGGTTTTGACTGTCTCCTTTTCACTATGGATATGGtccatctacacctccatccctcttaAGACAGCTGCCgggtcctctggttctttcttgAACAGCGACCCAACTAGTCCCATCCACCAGCACCTTCTtgcacctggctgaacttgttctcacaTTCAACAACCTTTCCTTTAACTCCACTCATTTAGTTTTGATGAAGGGTCCGCACTTGAAATGCCAACTTGTCTATCCTCTTCATAGATGGTgcttgacctgttgagtgtttccagcagtttctgtttttatttgtagtAGCTatgatcttttggatgagatattaaaccaaggccccatctgcccccctctcgggtagatgtaaaagattccacagtaCTATTTGAAGACAAGCAGGGGAGTTTTGCCAGTGttatggtcaacatttatccttcaaccaacacctaaaatagatgatctggtcatttatttcattactgcttgtaggaccttgctgtgcacaaattgtctgctgcattttctacattacaacagtgactacacatcaaaagtattcatttgctgtaaagcgctttgggatgtcctgaggtcatgaggcgctatataaatgcaatattgTTCGTTCATACTTTCTTGGTACTGGAGTAGCTAACCAGAGGTCAGGAGCTCAGGTCCCCATAAAGCAAGtaatgaaattaaattaaataaatctggGCTGGCACTTCAAGGATGGGAACCTACCACCTCTACCCAGCCTGGCCTACGCATGATTCCAATCCCACATCCcgtgtcaagggagcaggaggtaggcctcatggacaagatgagctcggaaagCGCACGAGGGTGAGACAGGAGAGAGACTAGTTAAAGACGTGGGACCTGGGCAGGGGGGGCTTGGGGTGAGATTTTGCTTGTTGGGAAAGGGGGAAGTAGCAGAtgcagctgaatggatgatctcaaacttagtgacaaagaagtccgtaAGCTCCTCGTCCTTGTTAGAGGTCAgggtggaggatgatcctggagtagtggaaaGTTTTGGTAGAGGAAATTGAAGCTTGATAGCGCTTTGGGCGGGGCAGGTCAAAAAATGATTGAAACCAGAACAAAAGCCAAGAACCACATGGAAAGTTATAACCAGGCGGAAAGGCATCATTAAGGGGCCAGGTGTTGCTATCCATGAGCAAAGTTTCAAAGAAAGCTAGGATGTCAATTCAGTCACCAACAATAAGGTTGTGATTGCAAGAGCCTTGTTCACAACTGATTGAACATTCTAGAAGGAAGTGAGGAGAAGGGCAGATTATTGATCAGCTGGCAGAATTTGAGGTGATGGGTGGGGTGAGCAGGACGGTAAGGAGATTGGCGAGATTAGTCCCTAGCGGGCACGCCAAACTGTAAGATTGGCAAGAGGGGAAAAtgaggcagttggggttgctactTGTAATGAGGCAATAATCGGTGCCTCAATAGGCCCTTCGCAGAacaccaagagaggcacagaggataGCTGTGGGCTTATCCAGGTGGATTCAAACCTAGGTCAGCAACAGGAAAGTAGATAAACAGAGGAGTAGTAATGGATTGGTGGATCATGTAGTTCTTGGCTTTTGTGCTGGATTCAAACATTTTTTGACTTAATACTCACTTAGAAATGAAACAGCCTTTCTTCTCAAATATTAGAAACTCTTCCTTTACAATTGGGCCATACATTGTCTCAAACATGGCTTTAGGCAGTCGTTTCTCAGACTCTTCTTCAATCCTTCTATCTAAACAATCATTGAGATGTTTGAGAATGTTACAAAGGCAGACATTTTGTCCTATTAGTATGCttagaagttatggtaaaccagGTCTAAGATGTATTCTACTCACTTTGTTAAAATCTAAAATAGCTGCTCAAGGACACTTTGTCCTCTTGACAGCTGTAGAATTCTTTTtttaatccatctattaattagATTGTGTGCTTTAAATTGTTGTGAATAGCTATTTCTAGGCAAATCAGGGCCCTGCAGATACTAATGTTTGACTGCAACCTTAGCTAGTGTGTGTTTTGTTAGCATTCCATGGGAACTACACAGTATTTATATTGTGATCTTAAAAAAAGAGAATTTGTACAATTGTCACGTCAAAACAGTATTGTTGCTTTGATGACAATTGATTGACAGCAGCATCTTCAAAGGAATTATGGGTATAAAATCAGAGGAACTTTCTGGGTTTAGTTCTACTTGCAATATCTAGTATCTGTTCAAACCACAATACTCCATAAGCATTTGACTTATATATACCCTGCAAAAGGCTGAGATATTTCCATAGACTGTTGTTTTGTGTAGACCGCAAAGGAAGACCTGAAAGACTCTATTGGAGCAGCAGCTAAGTTTTTTAGTGGATCAAAAGGCCTATGAGCTTATGAGTATTCTGCAGTCAGCATTGTAGCAGTTAAATGAGTACAGCCAGAAGACCAGAAGCAATCATTTTATCCAGCCAGGTTGTGTGGGGTGAACCACATTTGCAGGCAGATAGGTATGGATGGTGCAATTGATTAACTCGTGACAGGAGAAATGATAGGTGATGCCAAGCAGGTGCTCATCAACATGGGAGAAATTCTCAAAGCTGCAAACTGACTATAACATTATAAAaaagatgttaaaaaaaaacaattctgctGGCAGACATGATTGACTTCAACTGTGTTAATGGAGTTTACAGGCAATATTTTAAAACCAAGCTGCCTGCCAGGTTGCTGCATTGCCTTGAGATTTAATTGAAATTGAAATTGAAATTGTGACTGTCTTAGGAACTATTTTTCAATGGAATTACAGATCAGAAATTATAAATCAGAGATTAATGTTATGATGGGGATATGGTACAAAAGGCAAATAAGCCACTGCACTACATGGTTTTATATTTGATGTGTTCTTTGTACTGatcaataatttaaaaaaagatcaaTTAGAGACACAGATTGTTTTCTAACTTGTTGTTTGCCTTTTCAATTGTCTTTAATAAAAGCCTTTTTCTCTATCTGATGTTTTATACCTTGCAATGAAAATTCTGCAACATGCAACTGAGTTATCAACTTAGCTTACActgatttaaaaatttttttaaaaatgtacaccCTCGATATATATATGCATTATAAATTGCTATTTGTGGTATATAGTATTTAACTTTTTGCTATTATAATAAATCAATTGTATATAAATTAGGTTAGTTGTTTTAGCTTGTATGATGCTGGTTTGGCATTTGTTATTTTCCATGTTTTGACATAGTATATGTCCTATGTCAATTTCGGTAAGCAATTTACTGTAATCAAAGCATCTGTTAAACCTTGACTACATTAATTGTGATAAGAGCAGAAAGTGAAAGATGAAGATTTCACATCATAATGTGCATGGTTCTCTAGCAGATACCATCACACCATTTCAGCaaacaatatttaaaaaaaataaaaagtaacTGAATTACCCAGTTTGACTCATTCTTCCCAAAAGAAGAGCTTaatttttccctccaattttctcccaaaGGTACTAACTAACTCTTGCTGGGCCACGGTTTCATGGATGACAACAGCCCTCCCTCATGGACATTCTTCATATGTGCACCTACGTTATGAGTGCTGGCTGGCTATTTTACCATAAAGGGAATCACAGCTGAGCATGAATTTGTTCTTGACTGATGCTCATGTGCACTTTCTACAGGAACCCTGACCAATTTTTCCTCTTCCCAGCCTATCGGAGGCAATCCAATAGATGTCCAACAGAGATCAAGAATCAAACCTCAGACCCCATGGTCTGCACACATTATTGCTACACCAGAAGGTGCCTTCATCTACTAGGTCATCAGCAGAGCTCACCCTCATCtttgtttgatgtggagatgccggtgatggactggggttgacaattgtaaacaattttacaacaccaagttatagtccaacaaatttattttaaattccaccagctttcggaggcttcctccttcctcaggtgaatggggcctgaggaaggaggaagcctccgcaagcttgtggaatttaaaataaatttgttggactataactgggtgttgtaaaattgtttacaatcatctttGTTTGGTTGAGTTTATGGACTTACTAAGTAGGTTATGCCACATACAATTCCAGGCCAATTTTCTCTGCATTGTTAATTTGAAATCTTGGCATTGTTTGACACAGAGCTGGGTTTAAACCCCATATTCTAATATCAAGAAGAATTATTTCCACCATCACATTACCAACCTCCGTTCCTGCCTTACATCCACTAAAACCCTTATTTGCACTTTTGTCACATCTAAACTCGACCTCTCCAACACCCTCCTTGCTGGTCTTCAAACTTCCATCCTCTATAACTCCGCTACCTACATCCTGCCCTGCATTATGCCTCACATGCTcatactgacctacactggctccccacACTTTCCCAATAGATTGAATTTTAAATCCTTGACCCgatctacaaatccctccataaccTCACTCTAGCCTATCTCTACAATTTTCCCCAGTCTTAtgatccctcccccccacccccgtaccCTCGGGTCCTTTGACTCTGACCTCCTTTCCTCTTTCCCTGCCCTACTACTTCTAGCAGAAACTTCAGGCATTttggccctactctctggaatgctctccctaaacccttcccaCACTCTACATCCTTCCTGCCTTTAAAAGCCTTCCCAAAACCCATCTCTACCTGAGCTATCTATATCCTCCTAACTCTCCCAAAAAGATTCACATATTCATTCCTTTCCTCCTCCATGAGGCACTTCAAAACATTTTTCTACactaaaggcaccatataaatacaagtaattGTACTGGTTCTGTTTGGATATAGAACCATTACTCATATTTCTGTGACATTTTCTTTTAAGCGATTGAAGCATTCCTGATAAGTAAGTGCAATTTTGTGGTAAAACTAGTTAAAATTCTTTTCTGggactttttaaataaaataaacaggttTTTCATCACAATTGTTTTCTAAGATTACTTTCTGAAAAATCATAACCCAGAATTGCAAATTACAGTATGAGAAAAATCACAAACAGAGAACAATAGAATttatatctattatatattaaaagtcAATGAATGGCTCACAATATTTCATCTCAAAGTGCACTGAAAACTGCTTTGGCAGCCTCTATGGCAAAATCCATTTTAAAAGCGTTAACATCTACCAGCAGTACCAGTTATTGCTCTAGGTGATCCTGCAAATGGACATTTTCCATTGTAAATCTGTTGCTGTAATTTTCTGAAAATCAGCACTTACAGTAATTTAAGTGAATTGTCCTGCAGTGTAAGACACTAGACACCTAGAGCCTTATACCTCCAGAATACATACatatatagaaattacaacacagaaacaggccattctctaATCCAATTCTGGGGTGTGGAATTTtagaaaaatattaaatgttggttaATATTTCTTCTATATAATGTATAGATTATATATAATCTGCAGATTTATTGTTCCCACTATTCTTATAGGAATGCACCACCAGTGGTCCCCAGCTGTACAAAAGAGTCACCTAACTCAAAAAAACCACTTGAAAAGGTGGGAGAGTCTATGTCTAGCTGTGCTGCCACACCCCATGACTGCCGACTGTCAAACGTGTTCAATTACTGTACAAATATACACAACTATGACATCAGTGTAGCCTCCTGTAAATGCCTTGTTGAGAATATGCACCACTAAAATATGTCTGAAAATTTTTATCTGCATTGTTAATTGTTAAATGTTTGCCAGTTTTTCTGTTCCAAGTTATAATTTATATTTGTAATGTTTGGTTTCTTGAAGTGaaatgtttttatatatatagtgAAGGCAAGTCCTGCAATAGCCCAACCAGGCATTCTGTGACAACttcatacatagaagttacaacatagaaataggccattcagtccaaccagTCTGTATCAgcgtttaccctccatgtgagtaaatagtctaatcacatttacccaccctgttcccatatcccttcaaccccttttccttcatcataAGTTTTTAATACAAGATACTCAAACAAAACAGGGACTAAGAATGAATCCTTCAAATCATATTGTTGGATTTCCTTTACATGTTTGTCTACAAATGTTTGTTTTTTAATTTCTCAAAACAGGTATAACCATGAAAATTGGAGGCACTTTCTACAacgttctttttttttgttggatgGGGTGGATGTTATACATTTGATTTATACTTTTTAGCAGTTAATCACATGTGAGAAAATCTACAATAAAGTGACTTATTATGGTATATGGTAGACTTTTAACTGCCAGTAAGATGACTATTAGTTTGAGCCTCATGGGTGACAGACACTTGAGCCTGACTGCCATGATAGTGGTAGTGCTTCCCCTCTTGTTATTTGTTTTTCTTCCTCTTCTCCAGTTTTCCTACATAACTCTTCCTTTCCTAAAGACTGCAACTCATACTGGGATAAAGTTCTACAGATACCAGCAGTCCTCTGGTAGCTCACCCAATGTAGTCATTGTATTGAGTCTAGTCAGTGA
Coding sequences:
- the LOC137327372 gene encoding PEST proteolytic signal-containing nuclear protein-like, which encodes MAEETRSEVEKLQDEGPEEKAEKTVKTKTVSSSNEGESSSRSAEKRAADEKNQDDPAAGDANNKPTPAKVSKIGFSIGSMTVKKPAPISIKLGANKPKESPPVLAPKKPSVAAVFNEDDDSEPEEMPPEAKMRMKNMGRETPTSAGPNSFNKGKQGFSDNQRLWERKMKSQLRNFGDED